In Ktedonobacteraceae bacterium, the genomic window ATGAATGCCGATGGTTCGGGACAGACCCAGATAAATTTACCTGCTCAGATTGAGGGGGATGCCGTATTTCAGCCTTCTTCGCCATAAAAACGCGTTCATAGACCTTAACAAAATACTGTGGGAATCAACTCGAGGCCGATCTTTTTTGACAAACTCGTTCGGGGATGGACGCGGGGCCGATCATGAATTTTCACCATCAAAACCGGTCATCCGAGTGATTCAGCCCCTACAGCACAGCCGTGAGGAGTGATTCATCGGCCTTTTGCCGGAGTATTTACTAAACTACAGTAATGGCCGGAAACGGGGCAGGCTCATCGTCTCACTGACCGGATCGAACACGACCGTCACCGGGAGATCAACGCGCAGGTCTGCCAGGTCGATATCCACGATGTTGGAGAGCATGCGCGGTCCTTCCTCCAGTTGGATAATGGCGAGGTTGTAGGGAGTATCGTTGACGAATTCGGGGGATTTGTTCTGGCGAATGATGGTGTAGGAGTAGACCACGCCACGTCCGCTGGCCTCTTTCCATTTCAGCGTGGTGGAGCCGCAATGCATGCAATACAGGCGTGGATAGAACTGGTAGCTCTGGCATTGCAGGCAATATTGAAGCAGTAACTTGCCTTGCCTGCATCCCTCCCAGAATGGACGATTTTCATCTGTGACAACAGGTAATGGTTTGGGCCTGGGAGAGATGTTTTCTGGCATAGGTGCTCCTCACATTCTTCAGAGAGATCAGGTATAATGAGCGATGATAAGAGTATATTCCAATTACATTCCACGTTACAACTCTTGCCCGGATTCGAGAGGAACAAGGAGAAATATCTCATGGATCGAAATGAGAACAGCCAGTTCTGGGAAACAGATGCTGCCATATATGAAATTCGGCGTTGTACCCTTAGTGGTCCTCTCATCAAAAATCTACCGGCAATGCGCAACGTGGACGGAGTAGAGGGATGGGTTGACCTCCACCTGCGCCCTGTTCATGCTGGAAAAATCGATATAGCGAAAGAGGCCATCATATTGACACGAGCAGGCAGTGGCTATGCTGTGTGTATTGAGGGAAGCCATTTTGTGCGTCCTACACATGAAGCTCTCGAATCAGGAATATGGCAAGTCGGCGATTGGTTGATTACCGTTTCGGGCATTGCCATTGAACAGGTGCAAGCAGGAGACCTCCTGACGCAGGATCGGAATGCAAAACAGCGGGCAGAAAGGAGTTTCCATTGATGCCTTCATACAACGGGCGCATTGCCATTGTTGGGGTTGCCGAGTCGGACTACGGGCGCGTACCTTATTTGACCGAGATGGAGATGCACGCGCAGGCCACGTGGCGGGCGCTGGAAGAGAGCGGGCTGCGCAAGGATGATATCGATGGCGTCTTCTGCAGCTCGCACTCGCTGGGCATGCCGACTGTGATGCTGTGCGAATACCTGCAGATATTTCCGCGCTACAGCGATACTACCACCATTGGAGGCTCTTCCTTCGAGGCGCATCTTAATCACGCGGTGGCAGCGATACGGACGGGCAAGTGCGAGGTAGCGCTGATTACCTATGCCAGCAACCAGCTATCCAGCCGCGGTCGCATGATTGGCACAGGTGGGCGTCCGGCGACTATTCCCGAAGCGACCTACGAAGCACCTTATGGCAATACGCTGGTGGGAGCATATGCGATGGCGGCACGCAGGCACATGCACCAGTATGGCACGACCTCAGAGCAACTGGCCGAAATCGCGGTCGTGACGCGCAGGCATGCCGCGCTTAATCCTTTGGCCATGTACCGCGAGCCGATTACGGTGCAGGACGTGCTGAATTCGCGTATGATTGCCGATCCGCTGCACCTGCTCGATTGCTGCGTGGTCAGCGATGGAGGTGGGGCGGTACTGGTGACGACGGAGGAACGCGCTCGCGACCTGAAGCAGGTGCCGGTCTTTGTGCTGGGCAGCAGCGAGAGCCATACGCACGCACACATTTCGCAGATGCCCGATTTGACCGTAACCGCCGCCGCGATGACAGCGCCACGCGCTTTTGGTGAGGCAGGGGTTACACCCGGCGATATAGATATGGCGATGATTTATGATTCGTTCACCATTACCGTCCTGCTGCTGCTTGAGGACCTGGGCTTCTGCAAGAAAGGCGAAGGGGGTGCATTTGTGCAGGATGGTCGCATTGCTCTGGGCGGGCAACTGCCGATCAATACGGATGGTGGCGGTCTCTCCTCTAATCATCCAGGGATGCGAGGCATTTTTCTGATTATCGAGGCGACGCGCCAGTTACGCGGGCAGTGTGGGCCGCGGCAGGTGGAGGGGGCAAAGCTGGCGGTAGCGCATGGGAGTGGGGGGTTACTGTCATCGCAGGCAACAACGATTTTGGGAAGATAGACAACACAAATTTAACTCCGCTCGGTTATCTCATGGCTCAGACGGGCTGTCTTCCTGCCCTCAGCAGATGAGATACCCATGGGGTCATTTTCTCTAAGGGTATGCTGCTGCTGGATCAGCATGGCTACGAGGCCCGTCCAGCCGGTTTGATGGCTCGCGCCGAGACCGCTGCCATCCTCACCATGAAAGTATTCATGGAATAGCAGATAATCGCGCCAGCGCGGGTCGCGCTGCATGATCTCATTGCCGCTGTTAAAGGGACGATGGCCGGATAAATCGCGCAGGAAGAGGCGTATGAGGCGCTGCGAAAGTTCGTCCGCGACTTCCTTTAAGGTGAGATAGCGGCCCGAATCGGTCGGGCATTCAACCTTAAAATCATCGCCATAGTAGTGATAGAACTTTTGCAGGGATTCGATGAGCAGGTAGTTGATGGGAAACCAGATGGGGCCGCGCCAGTTAGAATTGCCGCCGAATAAACCAGAACGGGACTCCGCGGGTTCGTACTGCACGGTATAAGGGATTCCATCGACAGAGAGGACGTAAGGGTTGGCGGCATGAAACTTGCTGAGCGAGCGAATACCATAATCGCTTAGAAATTCGTCCGGGGCGAGCATGCGTTTGAGCAGGGATTTCATGCGGTGGCCACGCACAAGCGCCAGCAGACGACGCTCACCCGCGTCGGGCTGCTGCCAGTGCGATACGAGACGCGTGAGGTCGGGGCGATATTTTAGAAACCAGGTCAGGTGACCTCTGAATCGGGGCAGGGCATCGAGCAGTTCTGGCTCCAGCGTTTCAACGGCGCAGAGAGGGATGAGGCCAACCAGCGAGCGAATCTTGATGGGCAGGTGGGAATCGTCGGGCAGGTGCAGTACGTCATAGAAGAACTCGTCTTCCTTGTCCCACAGCTTGATCCCCTCGTCGGCGATATTGTTCATGGCGGCGGCTATGGCCAGGAAATGCTCGAAAAATTTGAGCGCGATATCCTCATAGACGGGATTATTGAGCGCCAGTTCCAGCGCAATGGTCATCATATTCAGGCAGAACATGCCCATCCAGCTAGTGCCATCACTCTGTTCGATATAACCGCCCGTTGGTAAGGGCGCGCTGCGATCAAAGACGCCGATGTTGTCAAGCCCAAGGAAGCCGCCCTGGAAGACGTTCTTGCCTTCGGAGTCCTTGCGATTGACCCACCAGGTAAAGTTGAGCAGCAGTTTGTGGAACATGCCCTCCAGAAAGGCACGGTCCGCATGACCGGTCTGCTCCTGGTCGATTTTGTAGACGCGCCAGGCCGCCCAGGCGATTACGGGTGGATTGACATCGCCAAATGCCCATTCGTAGGCCGGAAGCTGTCCGTTGGGATGCATGTACCACTCACGCATCAGCAGGTAGAGCTGGCTTTTGGCAAACTCGCTATCGACCAGGGCAAGCGGTACGCAGTGAAATGCCAGGTCCCAGGCGGCATACCAGGGATATTCCCACTTATCGGGCATGGACATTACGCGCTCGTTATAGAGATGGCGCCATTCGGCGTTGCGCCCATAGCGTCTTTGATAGGGAGGCGCGGGTTGAGCCGGGTCGCCTTTCAACCAGAGGTCAACAATGTAGTGATAGAACTGCTTGCTCCACAGCATACCCGCGAGCGTCTGGCGCTGCACGCGTCGCTGATCTTCATCCAGACCGGCAGGTTGAAGAGCGGCATAATATTCATCTGCTTCCTGCTGCCTTCTGTCAAAGACCTGGTCGAAGTCCGCGAAAGGCGAGCTTACAGCAACAAACTGCCCATCCTGTACTCTTGTCAGGCGCAAACACAGGGTCACTGTAGCCCTGGCAGCTATCGTTCGAGTGTAGAGCGCGGCGGCTTTGGTACCTGTACGGGCAGGATTGACGGCTTCCTGACGACCGTGGATAAGATACTCGTGGAAGGCATCTTTGACATAGGGGGTGGAGTTTGGCACACTAAAGAGGCGCTCGTGGTTGGTGTCATTATTTGTGAAAAGCAGGTCGTCTGCATCCTCGCAGGAGAGCATGTAGCTGCCCAGCATGGAGTGTTCGGCCTCGATTATCATGAGAGAGTGGGAATGGTTCAGTTTTGCAACCGGATTTGAACTTCCCTGTTTCAAAAGAGGGCGATCAGATTCTGCTCCCCAGGACCAGGTATTGCGAAACCAGAGGGTGGGCAGCAGGTGCAGTAGCGCCGGTTGATTGCCGCGATTGATGGCGCGGATACGTATCAGAATATCTTCGGGGGCGGCTTTGGCATATTCTATGAAGATGTCGAAATAGTTGTTGTCGTTGAAGATACCTGTATCCAGCAATTCAAATTCGGGGTCGTGCCTGCCGCGCCTGGCATTTTCTTCGACCAGTTGCCGGTAGGGGAACGCGGCGTGCGGATATTTGTAGAGCATGCGCATGTAGCTGTGCGTGGGAGTGCTATCGAGGTAGAAGTAGCATTCTTTGACATCTTCGCCATGATTGCCCTGTGTGCCTGTCAGACCAAATAGACGCTCTTTGAGGATGGGGTCATAACCATTCCAGAGCGCGAGGGCAAAGCACATGCGTCCTTTGTCGTCGCTGATGCCACCCAGGCCATCCTCATTCCAACGATAAGCTCGCGAGCGAGCCATATCATGTGAAAAATAATCCCAGGCGCGGCCATCCGGGCTATAGTCTTCGCGCACGGTACCCCAGGCTCGTTCGCTGAGATATGGTCCCCAGTGTCGCCATGGATCACCATCGGTAATTAGACGATTATATTCAGCGGTAGCCTGTAAAGACTGGCGTTCCATGATCTATTCCATCCTCTGACCGGGCTTAGCGACGAGATGTCGTGATAAAAACGAAATGAGGCAATGTAAATGGTTGCTTTATTATATACGCATGGATTATCTGGTTTAAAGGATAGACGGGGAGGGTATGGATTTTTGGGGGATTCAACTTCGCGGAATGCTGGTTCAGACAGGGTGAACTGGATATTCACCCTATCTTTTGTAAAGTTGTGATCATTCCATCTATACAGATGAAGACTGAATTGGATTATGCGCGTGGCAGATTCGTGAATAACGCCATGTGGTTTCCAGATGGGTCGGTAAAAATGGCAAACCAGCCAATACCGGGGATTTCGGTCTTGGGCAGCACGGTTTTGCCGCCATGCGCCTCTACTTGCGCAAGCGAGGCCTCGATATCATCGGTGCCAATATAGAGCAGTGGGCTATCGACCTTGTACTGAACCATACCGCCATCGGTGGATTGATGTACGCCGACGAAGCCACCACCGGGGCCACCTTCAGCCTGGAACATGGTATAGTCGAAATTTGGATCGGTTTGCACTTCCCAGCCAAAGACATCAGCATAAAATTTACCAGCCGCGCGGGTATCTTCAGCGGGAATCTCGATGTGAACGAAAGGATGGGCCATGTGAAAATCTCCTTTAGTTAAGCTAATTTCGGGCTAAATGGGTCACAATTGTTTGAGGGCATCCACAGACAGTATAGGATAAATGTTCTAGTAAGTCAAGGCAAAAATGACGGGTAGGACTTTTGTCTTTTCGCCGGGCAGATGGCCTATTCGGGCAATTCTGCCAGTGAAGATTTCACCTCAATATAGCGGGCAAGAATAAAGACAAGGTCTGAAAGGCGGTTGAGGTAGCGCACAACTTCGCCATTCTGGATGATGCCATCGTGTAGCAACTTGACGGCCATACGCTCGGCGCGGCGAATGATGGTGCGGGCCAGGTCGAGCGCGGCGCCATCGAGGGTGTCGCCGGGGATAATAAATTTATTGGGAATTTCTACCTCCTGCTTGAGTTGCTCTTCTACCTGTTCCAGGCGTTTGACATGGTCAATGGTCATTTTGAGGCCCATTTTTTCGTAGTTTTCGGGCGGTGTTGCCAGTTCGCCCATCAAAAGGTAGAGCTCCTGCTGAATCTGGTAAATGATCTGTTTGACTTTGGGGTCCTGGGCCATAGCGCGCGCCAGGCCGAGGGCGGAGGTGGCTTCATCGACGGTGCCGAAGGTGTCGGGGCGCGGGTCGTATTTGGGTACGCGCTGCTCGCCAAGCAGGCCGGTATAGCCTGTATCGCCGGTGCCGGTTGTTACTTTTGCCATGTATTTGCTCCTTTTGAGGATGATTATCAAGTGTTATGCCCTTGCAAACTTCTATGCTCACTGTATCAGAATATCACTTTCGGGAAAGATTTTTTGCTGCTCAACGTGTCATTATCTTGGTGAATCAAGATAGCGATAGGTGCGGCTGACACGGCGCCAATCGAGTTCTTTGCCACGGACAGGACGTTCCTCATCCAGTGCTTCGAGGCGGTTGGTAGCGAGGAAGCGTCGACGCAGGTTCGAGAGGTCGATCTGTTCATCTAAGGGGAAAAAGGCTTTGTAGAGCAACGTGGCCTCGGCCAGTGTCAGTGTGCCATCGCCGGTTGCCGGTTCATTCATAGTGGAAAAGGGGCGCGTTTCCTTACCCCGGCGTCTAGATGTATCCTGTTTCCACCATTCAGTCCCTGAATCGGAAGCGCCCATCGACGCCATATCCGCGAGATAGCGCAGCACAATTTCGGGGTCGCGCTGCACTTGCGAACGTAAGGAGTGGAGTGCTGCTTCAAGCACAGGCTGGACTTCGGGATCAAGGATATGGCGGCCCGATTCGATATCAGCAACCGATTTCCAGCTGACGCGCAAGCTGGGGACAGTATGTTCGTGCAGGTTGGGACGGAGTTCATCGCGATTGGCGCGTAGCAGGAGACTGTGGATCAAGGAAACTGAGGAACCCTGGTCAGAACTCTTCCAGATATAGATCTGCTGCTCCTGCCAACCGGCCTTGAGTCGCAGGAGTGTTGCCTGTTCGGACCAGACGAGCAGGGCCTCCAGCGTGCGATCCACTGCATCATTTACCGATTCTGAGCCGGCTACCAGGCGCATGGGAGGTCCCCACGGACTATCACGCAATAAGACCCACAATGACCAATCACGAATGGCAAAAATAACGACGCTTGTAGTAACGATCATCTGGCGAGGAGCAATATCGTGCGCAGGCCGCGC contains:
- a CDS encoding cob(I)yrinic acid a,c-diamide adenosyltransferase, whose amino-acid sequence is MAKVTTGTGDTGYTGLLGEQRVPKYDPRPDTFGTVDEATSALGLARAMAQDPKVKQIIYQIQQELYLLMGELATPPENYEKMGLKMTIDHVKRLEQVEEQLKQEVEIPNKFIIPGDTLDGAALDLARTIIRRAERMAVKLLHDGIIQNGEVVRYLNRLSDLVFILARYIEVKSSLAELPE
- a CDS encoding acetyl-CoA acetyltransferase gives rise to the protein MPSYNGRIAIVGVAESDYGRVPYLTEMEMHAQATWRALEESGLRKDDIDGVFCSSHSLGMPTVMLCEYLQIFPRYSDTTTIGGSSFEAHLNHAVAAIRTGKCEVALITYASNQLSSRGRMIGTGGRPATIPEATYEAPYGNTLVGAYAMAARRHMHQYGTTSEQLAEIAVVTRRHAALNPLAMYREPITVQDVLNSRMIADPLHLLDCCVVSDGGGAVLVTTEERARDLKQVPVFVLGSSESHTHAHISQMPDLTVTAAAMTAPRAFGEAGVTPGDIDMAMIYDSFTITVLLLLEDLGFCKKGEGGAFVQDGRIALGGQLPINTDGGGLSSNHPGMRGIFLIIEATRQLRGQCGPRQVEGAKLAVAHGSGGLLSSQATTILGR
- a CDS encoding Zn-ribbon domain-containing OB-fold protein, whose amino-acid sequence is MPENISPRPKPLPVVTDENRPFWEGCRQGKLLLQYCLQCQSYQFYPRLYCMHCGSTTLKWKEASGRGVVYSYTIIRQNKSPEFVNDTPYNLAIIQLEEGPRMLSNIVDIDLADLRVDLPVTVVFDPVSETMSLPRFRPLL
- a CDS encoding VOC family protein, coding for MAHPFVHIEIPAEDTRAAGKFYADVFGWEVQTDPNFDYTMFQAEGGPGGGFVGVHQSTDGGMVQYKVDSPLLYIGTDDIEASLAQVEAHGGKTVLPKTEIPGIGWFAIFTDPSGNHMALFTNLPRA